One window from the genome of Pseudanabaena yagii GIHE-NHR1 encodes:
- a CDS encoding LCP family protein, whose product MTNRPITASKVRSDDTTNRADLPSNTPEQMQVNVAQTISKIKRIPFAKIGFTISLLVSVGAGAFLGRIVPINALDWSGLLSGRKPEEVLMEGLGRKLERPYQILVMGVDRVLEAPLGSPESFNGRSDSMLLIRFDPSDRSVNILSIPRDTQVPIPNYGVTKINAANVYGGAELAQEIVSEKLNGVEIDRYVRLDTSGLSALVDALGGIEVNVPKRMKYVDKTQKLNIDLYAGVQVLNGEQAEGFARFRHDEEGDIGRIKRQQIVLKALKAKIASPSVVLRLPDLINIMQKHVDSNLSFDEMMAIATFSLTLKPDQIQATSLKGRPSGANEFRFSYWIVSPEDVEQAIAGKFKTKQDTQ is encoded by the coding sequence GTGACCAATAGACCGATTACCGCATCCAAAGTTCGGTCAGACGATACTACTAATCGTGCTGATTTGCCTAGTAATACGCCAGAACAAATGCAAGTCAATGTGGCACAAACCATCTCCAAAATTAAGCGCATTCCCTTTGCGAAAATTGGGTTTACGATATCTTTACTTGTCTCTGTTGGTGCTGGTGCGTTTCTAGGGCGAATTGTCCCGATTAATGCCCTAGACTGGAGTGGTTTACTGTCTGGTCGCAAGCCCGAAGAAGTGTTGATGGAAGGCTTGGGGCGGAAGTTAGAACGTCCTTACCAAATTCTAGTAATGGGAGTAGATCGTGTCCTTGAGGCTCCCCTCGGTTCGCCAGAATCATTTAACGGTCGCAGCGATAGTATGTTGCTGATCCGCTTTGATCCAAGCGATCGCTCTGTGAATATCCTTTCAATCCCTCGCGATACCCAAGTACCAATCCCCAATTATGGCGTAACCAAGATTAATGCCGCTAATGTCTATGGTGGTGCAGAACTCGCTCAGGAAATAGTTTCTGAAAAACTCAATGGCGTAGAAATTGATCGCTATGTACGCTTAGATACCTCTGGGCTATCAGCTTTGGTTGATGCCCTTGGTGGAATTGAGGTCAATGTTCCTAAGCGGATGAAGTACGTAGATAAAACGCAAAAGCTAAATATTGATCTTTATGCAGGAGTACAAGTTCTCAATGGTGAGCAGGCTGAAGGTTTTGCCCGATTCCGTCATGATGAAGAGGGAGATATCGGACGTATTAAGCGTCAGCAAATAGTTTTAAAAGCACTCAAGGCAAAAATTGCTAGTCCTTCGGTTGTGCTACGTCTTCCTGATTTGATCAATATCATGCAAAAGCATGTAGACTCTAATCTCAGCTTTGATGAAATGATGGCGATTGCGACTTTTAGCCTCACTTTAAAACCTGATCAAATCCAAGCTACAAGTCTTAAGGGTAGACCTAGCGGAGCCAATGAGTTTCGCTTTAGCTATTGGATTGTCAGTCCTGAAGATGTCGAGCAAGCGATCGCAGGAAAGTTTAAAACTAAACAAGATACCCAATAA
- a CDS encoding sugar phosphate nucleotidyltransferase codes for MQAVIIAGGKGTRLRPLTYGCPKPMLPLIDRPFLEWMINRCREASVTDILLNVQYHSQQVIDYFGDGDRFGVKIRYVEESTPLDTAGAIKLAEPYFTGESLIVFNADILTNLDLTALIKFHQETKADATLTLTRVPDITPFGLVEIDKQNQVQAFREKPNAEQAVAFLAQGINTINAGTYVLEPKIFDIYPTGEPLSFERTVFPNVLERGLKMMGFVWDGYWMDMGTPEKYFQAQIDVLEGKVPYDFGDRSEQRSSGVWVSKTATIADGAVLEAPCYIGDAASIGKNSHIPSQTLVGANSLINKAIASGMYSTGSLIV; via the coding sequence ATGCAAGCTGTAATTATTGCTGGTGGGAAAGGAACTAGGCTCAGACCCTTGACCTATGGCTGCCCTAAGCCAATGCTACCTTTGATTGACCGACCATTCTTAGAATGGATGATTAATCGATGTCGTGAAGCTAGTGTGACCGACATTTTGTTAAACGTGCAGTATCACTCGCAACAAGTAATCGATTATTTTGGTGATGGCGATCGCTTTGGCGTAAAAATTCGTTATGTTGAAGAATCTACGCCATTAGATACCGCAGGAGCCATTAAGCTTGCAGAGCCATATTTTACGGGTGAATCATTGATTGTCTTCAATGCTGACATTCTCACCAATTTAGACTTGACGGCATTGATAAAGTTTCATCAAGAGACTAAAGCTGATGCAACTTTGACCTTAACCAGAGTCCCCGATATTACGCCATTTGGCTTAGTAGAGATTGACAAGCAAAATCAAGTGCAGGCTTTCCGCGAAAAACCAAATGCAGAACAAGCCGTAGCATTTCTGGCACAAGGAATTAATACGATTAATGCAGGAACTTATGTTCTGGAGCCAAAGATTTTTGATATCTATCCTACTGGAGAGCCTTTGAGCTTTGAACGCACAGTCTTCCCAAATGTGCTAGAGCGTGGTTTGAAGATGATGGGCTTTGTGTGGGATGGCTATTGGATGGATATGGGAACACCTGAGAAGTATTTCCAAGCCCAGATTGATGTGTTGGAAGGAAAGGTTCCTTATGATTTTGGCGATCGCTCTGAGCAGCGAAGTTCAGGTGTATGGGTTTCCAAAACTGCCACTATCGCTGATGGAGCAGTTTTAGAAGCTCCTTGCTATATAGGAGATGCTGCTTCCATTGGTAAGAATTCTCATATTCCTTCTCAAACTTTAGTGGGAGCGAATTCTTTGATCAATAAAGCGATCGCTTCAGGTATGTATAGCACAGGCTCACTAATCGTTTAA
- a CDS encoding mechanosensitive ion channel, translating to MHEFPSFLLAQTSTAKGFAIEDLLKPDGLVLQLVFAIAILVGGWVIAIVFASITENFLRRTNIDNKLANWLTGSRSSAFPIEKWAGTTIFWIILLFTLVAFFQFLKLDAVATPLNSFLGQITSFLPKLGGAALLIGIAWVLATISKLLVGSFLKSAKIDDKVNAQVNGDATESKSEALPLSETLSSALYWFILLLFLPLVLDALGLVQALQPLQNLVNQILSALPKILKAVIIGGIGWLIAQVVKRIVTNLLATSGADQFLRRWASNQTEYTLSQVVGNFLYVLILIPTAISTLEALEVGAISRPATAMLDQVLRFLPQIFVAIVILTVAYFIGQFARDIVSGILTGLGFNNILQWLGFPAIAAIPPSDSAANEDPENKESTTLPQQTPSQVVGIIVFIAIILVAIAAATDVLQISALTRIVFGILQVAGQVLSGVIIFGIGLYLANLAFNLISSTGGRQARILGHAARISIVVLITAMALKQIGVASNIVDLAFGLLTGAIAVAIAVAFGLGGKEIATQQLREWLESFKRNY from the coding sequence ATGCACGAATTTCCCTCTTTCCTGTTAGCTCAAACGTCAACAGCGAAAGGATTTGCAATTGAAGATTTGCTTAAACCCGATGGACTAGTATTGCAACTTGTATTTGCGATCGCAATTTTAGTCGGTGGTTGGGTAATTGCCATAGTTTTTGCCTCTATAACAGAAAATTTTCTGAGACGCACAAATATTGACAATAAGTTAGCAAATTGGTTAACAGGCTCTCGTAGCAGCGCCTTCCCTATTGAGAAATGGGCTGGCACTACGATTTTCTGGATTATTTTGCTATTTACTTTAGTCGCATTTTTCCAGTTCCTAAAATTAGATGCAGTTGCCACCCCATTAAATAGTTTTCTAGGTCAAATCACATCATTTTTACCAAAACTTGGTGGGGCAGCACTCTTAATTGGGATTGCATGGGTTTTAGCAACCATCAGCAAATTGCTTGTTGGTAGCTTCTTGAAATCCGCCAAAATTGACGACAAGGTAAATGCACAGGTTAACGGCGATGCTACCGAATCAAAATCCGAGGCTTTACCTCTTAGTGAAACCTTATCTTCGGCTTTGTATTGGTTTATCCTGCTGCTATTTTTGCCTTTAGTTTTGGATGCTCTAGGTTTAGTACAGGCGCTCCAACCCTTGCAAAACCTAGTCAATCAAATTTTGAGTGCTCTACCGAAAATTCTCAAGGCAGTAATTATCGGTGGTATCGGCTGGTTGATTGCTCAAGTGGTTAAGCGAATTGTGACTAATCTCCTAGCTACTAGCGGAGCCGATCAATTCCTACGACGCTGGGCGAGCAATCAAACTGAATATACTCTTTCTCAAGTAGTTGGGAATTTCCTTTACGTACTGATTCTAATTCCCACAGCTATATCCACGTTAGAGGCTTTAGAAGTTGGCGCAATCTCGCGTCCAGCAACAGCAATGCTCGATCAAGTATTGCGATTCCTTCCTCAAATCTTCGTAGCCATCGTTATTCTGACTGTTGCCTATTTTATTGGTCAGTTTGCTAGAGATATTGTTTCGGGAATTCTCACAGGTCTAGGATTTAACAATATATTGCAATGGTTAGGATTTCCTGCGATCGCCGCAATTCCTCCTAGTGACTCCGCAGCAAACGAAGATCCTGAGAATAAAGAAAGTACGACTCTACCTCAACAAACGCCTTCGCAAGTTGTCGGTATCATCGTGTTCATTGCGATTATTCTCGTAGCTATCGCCGCCGCAACCGATGTCTTACAAATTAGTGCTCTTACCCGCATTGTGTTTGGAATCTTGCAAGTTGCAGGTCAAGTACTAAGTGGTGTAATTATCTTTGGTATTGGTTTATATCTTGCCAATCTGGCATTTAATCTGATTTCTAGTACAGGTGGACGACAAGCTAGAATTCTTGGTCATGCGGCAAGGATTTCCATTGTTGTTCTGATTACAGCGATGGCTCTTAAGCAGATTGGTGTTGCTAGCAATATTGTTGATCTTGCCTTTGGGTTACTGACTGGTGCAATTGCCGTTGCGATCGCTGTTGCCTTTGGTCTTGGAGGTAAAGAGATTGCTACTCAACAATTGCGTGAATGGCTAGAGTCATTTAAACGTAACTACTAA
- a CDS encoding ABC transporter ATP-binding protein produces the protein MQSAVRIENLKKTYGTTIAVDGISLNVTQGQIYGLLGPNGAGKTTTMRCLCTLTTPDSGLIEVAGATEPRAIRDRIGYIAQEVALDKVLTGRELLQFQAALYHIPAKQISDRIDYVLDLLQLEDYADKLSGTYSGGLKKRLDLAAGLLHQPSVLILDEPTVGLDIQSRLAIWEFLRKLRASGVTILISSHYLEEIDALADRVAIIDKGKIIAEGTTSELKTKVGGDRITVRIREFAERHEAEHAQKILQQLPIVQSITINAAQGNAVNLFVKPDANAISEIQNILAAVDIEVFSLSQSRPSLDDVFLAATGQTILDAEIAQSELTNATKGKKKR, from the coding sequence ATGCAGTCGGCAGTAAGAATTGAAAATCTCAAGAAAACTTATGGCACAACTATTGCCGTAGATGGAATTTCTCTAAATGTTACACAGGGACAAATCTATGGGCTACTAGGCCCTAATGGAGCAGGCAAAACTACAACCATGCGCTGTCTCTGTACTTTAACTACCCCTGACTCAGGCTTGATTGAGGTGGCTGGGGCAACAGAACCTAGAGCAATCCGCGATCGCATTGGCTATATTGCACAGGAAGTTGCTCTCGATAAAGTTTTAACAGGCCGCGAACTTTTACAATTTCAGGCAGCTTTGTATCATATTCCAGCAAAACAAATTAGCGATCGCATTGACTATGTTCTAGATCTACTCCAGCTTGAAGATTACGCCGATAAACTCTCAGGTACTTATTCGGGTGGTCTCAAAAAACGTCTAGATTTAGCCGCAGGATTACTGCACCAGCCATCGGTACTGATCCTTGATGAGCCAACGGTTGGTCTAGATATTCAGAGTCGTCTTGCCATTTGGGAATTTTTACGCAAGCTGAGAGCTTCGGGTGTCACCATCTTGATCAGTAGTCACTATCTTGAAGAAATTGATGCCCTTGCCGATCGCGTAGCCATTATCGACAAAGGCAAAATTATTGCCGAAGGCACGACATCTGAGCTAAAAACTAAGGTTGGTGGCGATCGCATTACCGTGAGGATCCGTGAATTTGCTGAGCGCCATGAAGCGGAACATGCCCAAAAGATTTTGCAGCAATTACCAATTGTTCAAAGCATCACAATTAATGCTGCTCAAGGCAATGCTGTTAACCTCTTTGTAAAGCCTGATGCTAATGCCATCAGTGAAATCCAAAATATCCTTGCTGCCGTTGATATTGAAGTATTTAGTTTGTCGCAGTCACGCCCCAGCCTCGATGATGTCTTTTTAGCTGCAACGGGGCAAACAATTCTTGATGCTGAAATTGCTCAGTCAGAGTTAACAAATGCAACAAAAGGTAAAAAGAAGCGCTAA
- a CDS encoding globin family protein encodes MLTMNRTLDEKTSDVEHVYLTDSDIFNLERFANTFSLRVKTYGLLRDRAEEITIKTLKLLAQQYPELVHKQLARCKYDMTNMIRYTSLSILRDDELFFRETLMDWLANIINSYQVAKECSTCYRLMQTVIDEMLPSECAMLVKPYSELAVSALMNA; translated from the coding sequence ATGCTAACGATGAATCGCACTTTAGATGAGAAAACTAGTGACGTTGAGCATGTTTATCTTACTGACAGCGACATTTTTAATTTAGAGCGTTTTGCTAATACCTTCTCACTGCGTGTCAAGACCTATGGTCTATTGCGCGATCGCGCTGAGGAAATTACCATCAAGACCCTTAAACTCTTGGCTCAGCAATATCCTGAGTTGGTACACAAGCAGTTGGCACGTTGTAAATATGACATGACCAATATGATTCGATACACATCACTATCCATCTTGCGTGATGATGAGCTTTTCTTCCGAGAAACCTTGATGGATTGGTTGGCAAATATCATTAACTCCTATCAAGTTGCGAAGGAATGCTCTACTTGCTATCGACTAATGCAAACGGTCATTGATGAGATGCTTCCTTCTGAATGTGCAATGTTGGTTAAGCCCTATTCTGAGCTAGCTGTTTCTGCATTAATGAACGCCTAG
- a CDS encoding phycobilisome rod-core linker polypeptide: protein MDTHTPTTIDRNSTEAERQNALQQIYAQVLERQPYASERKEIAKIEKDFLKGKLGVRHFIGELVMSSVYLNSFYRDCSNLKFVEWSFKHILGRALRDNEEIAKYMNLLMMEGVSAFFHEILGSEEYRKAFGSFTIPYARDVKFYDSPRNYLQTNLLKQEHVGQRGKIVPMIYWQRLGLDCETGTCVMPEEMQHNAAAVSHSVHSAADRQNLLAQIYTQVLERQPYASEHHEIADLEKNFLAGKLDVRHFLGELVMSNLYLDNFYRDSSNLKFMEFSFKHLLGRTLHDKEEISLYTDILTKQGVAVFFHKIFDSAEYRTAFGCHTIPYNRDVKFHDSPRNYLQSDLVEHEHVGQRGKAVPSLYWQELGMNCETGTCVMPDTPAEQYIPEPTKTQEPVSRSLNEEIEELLQMLQNSDARQVLQSMNEKQRSLLRNLAK, encoded by the coding sequence ATGGATACTCATACCCCCACCACTATTGACCGTAATTCTACCGAGGCAGAGCGCCAAAACGCACTTCAGCAAATTTATGCTCAAGTGCTAGAGCGTCAACCCTATGCTTCTGAACGCAAGGAGATTGCCAAGATTGAGAAGGACTTTCTCAAGGGCAAATTGGGAGTACGTCATTTTATTGGCGAACTAGTCATGTCATCGGTCTATCTCAACAGTTTTTATCGTGACTGTTCCAATCTCAAGTTTGTGGAATGGAGCTTTAAGCATATCCTCGGTCGAGCCTTAAGAGACAACGAGGAGATTGCGAAGTACATGAATTTGCTGATGATGGAGGGGGTATCGGCATTTTTTCATGAGATTCTTGGCTCTGAGGAATATCGCAAAGCCTTTGGTAGTTTTACAATTCCCTATGCGCGTGATGTCAAGTTTTATGATTCACCTCGCAACTATCTCCAGACCAATCTCTTAAAGCAAGAACATGTTGGTCAACGCGGTAAAATCGTACCGATGATCTATTGGCAACGGCTAGGTTTAGATTGCGAAACGGGAACCTGTGTGATGCCTGAGGAAATGCAACACAATGCAGCAGCAGTTAGTCATTCTGTCCATTCCGCAGCAGATCGTCAAAACCTACTGGCGCAAATCTATACTCAAGTGCTAGAACGCCAACCCTACGCTTCGGAACATCACGAGATTGCGGATTTAGAGAAGAATTTTCTAGCTGGTAAATTGGATGTCAGACATTTCCTTGGTGAATTGGTAATGTCTAATCTATATTTAGATAACTTCTATCGTGACAGTTCTAACTTGAAGTTTATGGAGTTTAGCTTTAAGCACCTTCTTGGTAGAACCCTTCACGACAAGGAAGAAATTAGCCTCTATACCGATATACTCACAAAGCAAGGTGTGGCTGTCTTCTTCCATAAAATCTTTGACTCCGCAGAATATCGCACCGCCTTTGGTTGTCACACCATTCCCTATAACCGCGATGTCAAATTCCATGATTCCCCTCGCAACTATTTGCAAAGCGATTTAGTCGAGCATGAACATGTAGGACAAAGAGGCAAAGCAGTCCCTAGCCTCTATTGGCAAGAACTAGGCATGAATTGCGAGACGGGAACCTGCGTAATGCCTGATACCCCTGCTGAGCAATATATTCCTGAGCCAACCAAGACACAGGAACCTGTATCCCGATCGCTCAATGAAGAAATCGAAGAACTTTTACAGATGCTGCAAAATAGCGATGCCCGCCAAGTGCTCCAAAGCATGAATGAAAAACAGCGATCGCTACTTCGCAATTTAGCCAAGTAA
- a CDS encoding DUF350 domain-containing protein, whose translation MERVLQEIGRSPLIIAEITVGFILFWIGQFVYQKFFRRKLELNVELFVRDNSAVALALVGYYLGIAIALKSALTKSVLGWQNVIINLVLYGLLVIGLMWVGAIVCDRLILERCDSAREILEERNFGAAALESGCHIANGIIISSAMGGDSGTWLVGLVSYAIGLATLVIASFCYSAIAGYDVFKAIQEHNNPAAGVAFAGLLVAIGNVVHFAFLPEFENWGISFILYALAIPFGLLMLVAIRWVADLILVPGVKISDEIVRQEVPNLGAGLIEAFAYIAGSLLIAWSI comes from the coding sequence ATGGAACGAGTCTTACAGGAAATTGGGCGATCGCCTTTAATTATTGCCGAGATCACCGTTGGCTTTATCTTGTTTTGGATTGGACAGTTTGTTTATCAAAAGTTCTTTCGCCGTAAGCTCGAACTAAATGTTGAGCTATTTGTACGCGACAACTCAGCAGTGGCATTAGCTCTAGTTGGTTACTATTTAGGCATTGCGATCGCGCTCAAAAGTGCCCTTACCAAATCAGTCTTAGGTTGGCAAAATGTAATCATCAATCTAGTTCTCTATGGACTATTGGTCATTGGCTTGATGTGGGTCGGAGCAATAGTATGCGATCGCTTAATTTTGGAACGCTGTGACAGCGCTAGAGAAATTCTCGAAGAACGTAATTTTGGTGCGGCGGCACTCGAATCAGGCTGTCATATCGCCAATGGAATTATTATTAGTTCGGCGATGGGGGGAGATTCGGGAACTTGGTTAGTTGGCTTAGTAAGTTATGCAATCGGTTTAGCCACATTGGTAATTGCGAGTTTTTGTTACTCGGCGATCGCTGGTTATGACGTATTTAAAGCAATTCAAGAACATAACAATCCTGCGGCGGGAGTTGCCTTTGCGGGTCTGCTAGTTGCGATCGGTAATGTCGTGCATTTTGCCTTCTTGCCTGAGTTTGAGAATTGGGGTATTAGTTTTATTTTGTATGCCTTAGCAATTCCTTTTGGGCTATTGATGCTCGTCGCAATTCGCTGGGTTGCCGATCTTATCCTCGTTCCGGGGGTCAAAATTTCCGATGAAATCGTGAGACAGGAAGTTCCCAATCTCGGAGCGGGATTGATTGAAGCTTTTGCCTATATTGCAGGCTCTTTACTAATTGCTTGGAGTATTTAG
- the queA gene encoding tRNA preQ1(34) S-adenosylmethionine ribosyltransferase-isomerase QueA, with product MTSLPVTELEPDYSLSAYDYELPSDRIAQDPVTPRDSSRLLVIDQNRALLHHHFYDLPKFLQAGDLLVFNNTKVIPARMYGHKISGVPVEILLMEPIGHDRWLALVKPGKRLPIGSTIIFAENVKATVEGIETTTRARELQFHIPDDADLDKIIDQLGQIPLPPYVTDSHTEPDRYQTIYAEISGAIAAPTAGLHFTDRLFEELQAQGIDKAFVTLHVGIGTFRPVETEDITQHVMHNEWCEVPEETIAKIQATKARGGRVIGVGSTVARSLESSNFQAFKGKTNLMIYPGYEWKVLDGMVTNFHLPKSTLLMMVSSFLGKDGRKLLMSVYQEAIAKEYRFYSFGDAMLMLNK from the coding sequence ATGACTTCATTGCCTGTAACCGAACTTGAGCCTGACTATTCGTTAAGTGCCTATGACTATGAGTTACCTAGCGATCGCATTGCTCAAGATCCAGTTACACCAAGAGACTCATCGCGATTATTGGTCATTGATCAAAATCGCGCACTACTCCATCATCACTTTTACGATCTTCCCAAATTCTTACAGGCTGGGGATTTATTAGTTTTTAATAACACCAAGGTTATTCCTGCCCGAATGTATGGGCATAAAATATCGGGTGTCCCTGTTGAAATTTTGTTGATGGAGCCAATTGGGCATGATCGATGGCTAGCTTTAGTAAAACCTGGTAAGCGCTTGCCTATTGGCAGCACAATTATATTTGCGGAAAATGTTAAGGCAACGGTTGAGGGGATTGAGACAACAACAAGGGCAAGAGAATTACAGTTTCATATTCCTGATGATGCTGATTTGGACAAAATTATTGATCAGCTAGGTCAAATTCCTTTGCCGCCCTATGTGACTGATTCGCATACCGAGCCTGATCGCTATCAAACTATTTATGCAGAGATATCAGGAGCGATCGCTGCACCAACTGCGGGGCTACATTTTACAGATCGACTATTTGAGGAATTACAGGCTCAAGGCATTGATAAGGCTTTTGTCACCCTACACGTGGGAATTGGCACATTTCGTCCTGTCGAGACTGAGGACATTACTCAACATGTCATGCATAACGAATGGTGTGAAGTCCCTGAGGAAACGATCGCCAAAATCCAAGCAACAAAAGCGCGAGGTGGCCGAGTTATCGGTGTGGGCAGCACGGTGGCACGATCGCTAGAAAGCTCAAACTTTCAGGCTTTTAAGGGTAAAACGAATTTGATGATTTATCCAGGGTATGAATGGAAAGTACTAGATGGAATGGTGACTAATTTCCATTTACCCAAGTCAACCCTATTAATGATGGTGTCATCATTTTTGGGCAAAGATGGGCGTAAATTATTAATGTCGGTTTACCAAGAAGCGATCGCCAAGGAATATCGTTTTTATTCCTTTGGTGATGCCATGTTGATGTTGAATAAATAA
- a CDS encoding DALR anticodon-binding domain-containing protein, translating into MKFTSPSQAIQMAIADAIKAIFQTAIAPKEISITACYPKYAAHYTSAIALAISQRLNNKAINIAEAIAQTCSQNPEISSQWQLHAFGKGWLNIVLSDQYIFTNLLALESWQPYGMNYDQGFWQNNRISNHTMLSPPPVLQYAYARCCALIRLAYRENLLLPSILIDSSIITNAIFTEPLEISLYMQNLAIADFLNREQEHSLVSDHALSRSKLSQALAKSFLDFYDHCRIFGVDRDIALRRLLLIRITQKLLLAIAPTNISYSMYL; encoded by the coding sequence GTGAAGTTTACTTCTCCATCCCAAGCGATTCAAATGGCGATCGCTGATGCCATTAAGGCAATATTTCAGACTGCGATCGCTCCTAAGGAAATATCGATCACTGCCTGCTATCCCAAGTATGCGGCTCATTACACATCAGCGATTGCTCTAGCGATTTCTCAACGTTTGAACAATAAGGCAATCAATATTGCTGAAGCGATCGCTCAAACCTGTTCACAAAATCCAGAAATTTCATCGCAATGGCAACTTCACGCCTTTGGTAAAGGTTGGCTCAATATTGTTTTAAGCGATCAATATATATTTACCAATTTACTAGCACTAGAATCTTGGCAACCCTATGGCATGAATTACGATCAGGGATTTTGGCAAAATAATAGGATCTCTAATCACACAATGTTATCTCCTCCCCCAGTCCTACAATATGCCTATGCGCGTTGTTGTGCCTTAATTAGATTAGCTTATAGAGAAAATTTACTATTGCCATCGATATTGATTGATAGTTCGATTATCACCAATGCAATATTCACAGAGCCTTTAGAAATTAGCCTATATATGCAAAATTTAGCGATCGCTGACTTTCTAAATCGTGAACAAGAGCATTCCCTTGTTTCAGATCATGCTCTAAGTAGATCGAAGCTATCGCAAGCACTTGCAAAATCTTTTTTAGATTTTTACGATCACTGCCGCATCTTTGGAGTTGATCGCGACATTGCTTTGAGGCGATTATTACTAATTAGAATCACTCAAAAATTACTACTAGCGATCGCTCCAACCAACATCAGCTACTCAATGTATTTGTAA
- a CDS encoding potassium channel family protein, translated as MIPKSSLNYQQLQPIVLQRELLQYQRTLLVNVGILVSLVIIGTLGYHLIEGWSWFDSLYMTIITLATIGYGETNPLHLEGRIFTMTLIVMGVISISYIAAQFTTAIANGHIYNIFQARRQRKVMESLDKHYIVCGFGRTGRQVTAEFAAEGSIPFVVIDSDPVTIEQAEQEGYPALQGDAALDNTLLLAGVERAICIVAALPSDAENLYTVLSAKTLNPDIRAIARASTEESMKKLRRGGADEVISPYITGGKRMAAVALRPQVMDFVDGIIAGSNRSFYIEEYRIDEPSYIGMSLKKASLRSQTGALVLAIRRADGDVIAGPDGNTEILQGDVLISMGTPEQLRALNQILSPLSKKPNILRLPRTKEA; from the coding sequence ATGATTCCCAAAAGTTCTCTTAACTACCAACAGTTACAACCAATTGTTTTGCAACGTGAGTTGTTGCAATATCAGCGTACCTTGCTGGTTAATGTGGGAATTTTAGTTAGTCTAGTGATAATTGGAACCTTAGGCTATCACTTGATTGAAGGATGGAGTTGGTTTGATTCTCTCTATATGACGATTATTACCCTTGCCACGATTGGCTATGGGGAAACCAATCCTTTGCATTTGGAGGGTCGGATATTTACGATGACCTTGATTGTGATGGGGGTAATTAGCATTAGCTACATTGCAGCACAGTTTACGACAGCAATCGCTAATGGTCATATTTATAATATTTTTCAAGCAAGGCGGCAGAGAAAAGTTATGGAATCACTCGACAAACACTATATCGTTTGTGGATTTGGGCGAACGGGGCGACAGGTAACCGCCGAATTTGCGGCGGAGGGAAGCATTCCATTTGTAGTTATTGATAGTGATCCTGTGACGATTGAGCAGGCTGAGCAGGAGGGCTATCCCGCATTACAAGGTGATGCGGCTCTTGATAATACTCTCCTGCTAGCGGGGGTAGAACGAGCCATTTGCATTGTGGCAGCCCTGCCATCGGATGCAGAAAATCTCTACACTGTATTATCCGCCAAAACTTTAAATCCTGATATTAGGGCGATCGCACGAGCAAGCACCGAAGAGTCTATGAAAAAGCTGCGTCGAGGTGGAGCCGATGAAGTGATTTCCCCATATATTACAGGGGGTAAGCGCATGGCAGCAGTAGCACTGCGTCCGCAGGTAATGGACTTTGTGGATGGCATTATTGCAGGCTCAAATCGCTCCTTTTATATTGAGGAATACCGCATTGATGAACCTAGTTACATTGGCATGTCTTTAAAAAAAGCTAGTTTGCGATCGCAAACAGGGGCTTTAGTATTAGCAATTCGCCGCGCTGATGGCGATGTGATCGCAGGTCCCGATGGTAATACTGAAATTTTGCAGGGAGACGTTCTAATTTCGATGGGAACCCCTGAACAACTTCGTGCCCTCAATCAAATTCTCAGTCCACTCTCTAAAAAGCCAAATATTCTCAGATTGCCACGTACTAAAGAAGCGTGA